The proteins below come from a single bacterium genomic window:
- a CDS encoding helix-turn-helix transcriptional regulator has product MATLRQRSHAADPDVAAIAALIGDPVRAAMLLALLDGAALPATELACRGGASPQAASAHLRKLVDGRLLTVSAAGRQRRYRLAGREVAHAIEALLSVAPPRSVVALTQSLAMDRLRAARTCYDHLAGRLGVAVTDALVTRGAIHPANGEFEMTGRGRGLFRGLGIDVDALRQARRAFARACTDWTERRPHLAGSLGKALLDQFVAHTWLVRSSADRSVRLTPRGERALGRLLGVQPWTQSSTLP; this is encoded by the coding sequence GTGGCGACGCTCCGCCAGAGATCCCACGCGGCCGATCCGGACGTCGCGGCCATCGCGGCGCTCATCGGCGACCCGGTTCGGGCCGCGATGCTGCTCGCGCTGCTCGACGGGGCCGCGCTGCCGGCCACCGAACTTGCCTGCCGCGGCGGCGCGTCGCCCCAGGCTGCGAGCGCGCACCTCCGGAAACTCGTGGACGGCCGGCTGCTGACCGTCTCGGCCGCCGGGCGGCAGCGCCGGTACCGGCTGGCCGGCCGCGAGGTCGCGCACGCGATCGAAGCCTTGCTCTCGGTCGCGCCGCCTCGATCCGTCGTCGCGCTGACCCAGAGCCTCGCGATGGACCGGCTGCGGGCCGCGCGGACCTGCTACGACCATCTGGCGGGGCGTCTCGGCGTGGCGGTCACCGACGCGCTCGTGACCCGCGGGGCGATCCATCCGGCGAACGGGGAGTTCGAGATGACCGGGCGGGGGAGAGGGCTCTTCCGCGGCCTCGGGATCGATGTCGACGCGCTGCGGCAGGCCCGTCGGGCATTCGCGAGGGCGTGCACGGACTGGACGGAACGGCGGCCGCACCTGGCGGGAAGTCTCGGCAAGGCGCTCCTCGACCAGTTCGTCGCGCACACGTGGCTGGTCCGGTCGTCCGCCGACCGGTCGGTGCGGCTCACGCCCCGCGGCGAGCGGGCGCTCGGCCGCCTTCTCGGGGTGCAGCCGTGGACCCAGTCCTCGACGCTGCCGTAG
- a CDS encoding nitrilase-related carbon-nitrogen hydrolase, which translates to MARQITIAAAQLGPNNDGTPVETIVARMDRLMDEAIGAGVHVLAYPEMALSPYFPKRIRDDADRFFSHEVPPASLAPLVEKARRRGIVWYVGFCERNGSRRFNTAALFDERGAVRIRYRKIHLPGTNRVEPGVTGRVYEPYYFDPGDTGYRVAETGHARVGIAICQDRRYGETYRCLGLGGAEIALIGYNTPAGPRALELNELVMRAGAYENHLFVVGAAKAGIEDGLELIGGSCVISPLGEMRARAATIGDELVAATIDLDEARAARDRWNFFARRHPEHYAAMTAPVAETARDDRVGPPSRH; encoded by the coding sequence ATGGCACGACAAATCACGATCGCCGCCGCCCAACTCGGCCCGAACAACGACGGGACGCCCGTCGAGACGATCGTCGCGCGGATGGACCGGCTGATGGACGAGGCGATCGGCGCCGGCGTGCACGTCCTCGCGTACCCCGAGATGGCACTCAGCCCGTACTTCCCAAAACGCATCCGCGATGACGCCGACCGGTTCTTCTCGCACGAGGTGCCGCCGGCCTCGCTGGCACCACTTGTTGAAAAGGCGCGCCGCCGCGGGATCGTCTGGTACGTCGGGTTCTGCGAGCGGAACGGCAGCCGCCGGTTCAACACCGCGGCCCTCTTCGACGAGCGTGGCGCCGTGCGAATCCGGTACCGGAAGATTCACCTCCCGGGCACAAACCGCGTCGAGCCGGGCGTCACCGGCCGCGTCTACGAGCCGTATTACTTCGATCCCGGCGATACCGGGTACCGGGTCGCCGAGACCGGCCACGCGCGCGTCGGGATCGCCATCTGCCAGGACCGCCGGTACGGCGAAACCTACCGCTGTCTCGGGCTCGGCGGGGCCGAGATCGCGCTGATCGGTTACAATACCCCGGCGGGGCCGCGGGCCCTCGAGCTGAACGAGCTCGTCATGCGGGCCGGCGCGTACGAGAACCATCTGTTCGTGGTGGGCGCGGCCAAGGCGGGCATCGAAGACGGACTGGAACTCATCGGCGGTAGCTGCGTCATCTCGCCGCTCGGAGAGATGCGGGCGCGCGCCGCTACGATCGGGGACGAGCTCGTCGCGGCGACGATCGATCTCGACGAGGCGCGCGCTGCGCGGGACCGATGGAACTTCTTCGCGCGCCGCCACCCCGAGCACTACGCGGCGATGACCGCTCCGGTGGCCGAGACGGCGAGAGACGATCGCGTCGGGCCGCCTTCACGGCACTGA